The Medicago truncatula cultivar Jemalong A17 chromosome 4, MtrunA17r5.0-ANR, whole genome shotgun sequence genome includes a region encoding these proteins:
- the LOC11415433 gene encoding cytochrome b561 domain-containing protein At4g18260 isoform X2 yields MHISYKSACFVIVSFYAFVIPFTQCTTLKEVNQFNSQRNTNSKVHKVNHQKASDIALHGLLLWGSVGFLMPLGILTIRGSNKAEPGSRRSRILFYFHVAFQMLSVLLATVGAAMSLIKFENSFDNNHQRLGLALYGAILVQAFIGFFRPHRGKKQRSYWYFVHWILGTIVSLVGIINIFTGLKAYHKRTLKSTMFWTILFTVEVFFIGLIYLFQDKLEYMRKQGVIEGSDESTMSSYQDIPQRQQNQNQKEMLPIACGKINALGNLFD; encoded by the exons ATGCACATTTCTTACAAGTCAGCGTGCTTTGTTATTGTTTCATTTTATGCATTTGTTATACCCTTCACTCAATGCACAACCTTGAAGGAAGTGAATCAGTTTAACAGCCAAAGGAACACAAATAGCAAAGTTCACAAG GTAAATCATCAAAAAGCATCAGATATAGCATTACATGGATTGCTTCTATGGGGTTCAGTGGGATTCTTAATGCCTCTTGGAATACTTACAATTCGAGGATCCAATAAAGCAGAACCTGGATCAAGAAGGAGCAGAATACTCTTCTATTTCCATGTTGCTTTTCAG ATGCTTTCAGTGCTTCTTGCCACAGTTGGAGCAGCTATGTCATTGATAAAATTTGAGAATTCATTTGACAATAACCATCAAAGATTAGGTTTAGCACTTTATGGTGCTATACTTGTGCAAGCATTCATTGGATTTTTCAGACCTCACAG GGGAAAGAAACAAAGGAGTTATTGGTACTTTGTACACTGGATACTAGGGACAATAGTTTCCCTTGTGGGGATCATCAACATTTTCACAGGATTAAAAGCATATCACAAGAGAACCTTAAAAAGCACAATGTTTTGGACTATACTTTTTACGGTGGAAGTCTTTTTCATTGGATTGATTTATCTCTTCCAAGACAAATTGGAATATATGAGAAAGCAAGGAGTGATTGAAGGAAGTGATGAATCAACTATGTCATCTTACCAAGATATTCCTCAAAggcaacaaaatcaaaatcaaaaggaGATGTTGCCAATTGCATGTGGAAAGATAAATGCACTTGGGAATTTGTTTGACTAA
- the LOC11426174 gene encoding urease accessory protein G has product MASGGDHTHVHDHDHHHHDHDHKHGDSFIGADGKVYHSHDGLAPHSHEPIYSPGFFSRRAQPLINRDFNERAFTVGIGGPVGTGKTALMLALCQNLRDRYSLAAVTNDIFTKEDGEFLVKHKALPEERIRAVETGGCPHAAIREDISINLGPLEELSNLYKADLLLCESGGDNLAANFSRELADYIIYIIDVSGGDKIPRKGGPGITQADLLVINKTDLAQAIGADLGVMERDALRMRDGGPFVFAQVKHNVGVEEIVNHVLQAWEAATGKKRH; this is encoded by the exons ATGGCTTCCGGAGGCGATCACACCCATGTACATGATCATGATCATCATCACCACGACCATGACCACAAGCATGGTGATTCATTCATAGGCGCTGATGGAAAAGTGTACCATAGCCACGACGGTCTTGCACCACACTCCCACGAACCAATCTACTCTCCCGgattcttcagcagaagagctCAACCTCTTATCAACAGAGACTTCAACGAAAGAGCTTTCACTGTTGGCATTGGTGGACCTGTTGGTACTGGCAAAACCGCTTTGATGTTAGCACTTTGTCAGAATCTAAGAGATCGTTACAGTCTGGCTGCTGTGACTAATGATATATTTACCAAAGAAGATGGTGAGTTTTTGGTGAAACATAAAGCGCTTCCAGAAGAAAGAATACGTGCTGTTGAAACTGGTGGGTGTCCTCATGCTGCTATTCGCGAGGATATTAGTATTAATCTTGGTCCACTTGAAGAGCTTTCCAATCTTTATAAAGCTGATTTGCTTCTTTGTGAATCCGGTGGAG ATAACTTGGCTGCCAATTTCAGCAGGGAACTGGCTGACTATATTATTTACATAATAGATGTATCTGGTGGTGATAAAATTCCTAGGAAAGGTGGTCCTGGAATCACACAAGCTGATCTCCTT GTGATAAACAAGACTGACCTTGCACAAGCAATTGGAGCTGACTTGGGTGTCATGGAGCGGGATGCTCTTAGGATGAGAGATGGGGGGCCATTTGTATTTGCTCAG GTGAAGCACAATGTTGGAGTAGAGGAAATTGTGAATCATGTTTTACAGGCATGGGAAGCAGCCACAGGGAAGAAACGCCATTGa
- the LOC11442711 gene encoding 40S ribosomal protein S14 produces the protein MSSKRKVREPKEETVTLGPAVKDGEQVFGVARIFASFNDTFIHVTDLSGRETLVRITGGMKVKADRDESSPYAAMLAAQDVATRCKELGITALHIKLRATGGNKTKTPGPGAQAALRALARSGMKIGRIEDVTPIPSDSTRRKSGRRGRRL, from the exons ATG TCGTCGAAGAGAAAGGTTAGAGAGCCAAAGGAAGAAACAGTGACTCTTGGTCCAGCTGTTAAAGATGGAGAACAAGTTTTTGGTGTTGCTCGTATCTTTGCTTCGTTTAACGATACCTTCATC CATGTGACTGATTTGTCTGGTAGAGAAACACTTGTCCGTATTACTG GTGGAATGAAGGTCAAAGCTGACCGAGATGAGTCATCTCCATATGCTGCCATGCTTGCTGCACAAGATGTTGCCACCAGATGCAAG GAGTTAGGCATAACTGCTCTTCACATCAAACTACGTGCTACTGGAGGAAACAAGACCAAAACACCAGGCCCTGGTGCTCAGGCTGCTCTCCGTGCCTTGGCTCGGTCAGGAATGAAAATCGGTCGCATAG AGGATGTGACCCCAATTCCTTCTGACAGCACCCGCCGAAAGAGTGGTAGAAGGGGTAGAAGGCTCTGA
- the LOC11415433 gene encoding cytochrome b561 domain-containing protein At4g18260 isoform X1 has product MHISYKSACFVIVSFYAFVIPFTQCTTLKEVNQFNSQRNTNSKVHKQVNHQKASDIALHGLLLWGSVGFLMPLGILTIRGSNKAEPGSRRSRILFYFHVAFQMLSVLLATVGAAMSLIKFENSFDNNHQRLGLALYGAILVQAFIGFFRPHRGKKQRSYWYFVHWILGTIVSLVGIINIFTGLKAYHKRTLKSTMFWTILFTVEVFFIGLIYLFQDKLEYMRKQGVIEGSDESTMSSYQDIPQRQQNQNQKEMLPIACGKINALGNLFD; this is encoded by the exons ATGCACATTTCTTACAAGTCAGCGTGCTTTGTTATTGTTTCATTTTATGCATTTGTTATACCCTTCACTCAATGCACAACCTTGAAGGAAGTGAATCAGTTTAACAGCCAAAGGAACACAAATAGCAAAGTTCACAAG CAGGTAAATCATCAAAAAGCATCAGATATAGCATTACATGGATTGCTTCTATGGGGTTCAGTGGGATTCTTAATGCCTCTTGGAATACTTACAATTCGAGGATCCAATAAAGCAGAACCTGGATCAAGAAGGAGCAGAATACTCTTCTATTTCCATGTTGCTTTTCAG ATGCTTTCAGTGCTTCTTGCCACAGTTGGAGCAGCTATGTCATTGATAAAATTTGAGAATTCATTTGACAATAACCATCAAAGATTAGGTTTAGCACTTTATGGTGCTATACTTGTGCAAGCATTCATTGGATTTTTCAGACCTCACAG GGGAAAGAAACAAAGGAGTTATTGGTACTTTGTACACTGGATACTAGGGACAATAGTTTCCCTTGTGGGGATCATCAACATTTTCACAGGATTAAAAGCATATCACAAGAGAACCTTAAAAAGCACAATGTTTTGGACTATACTTTTTACGGTGGAAGTCTTTTTCATTGGATTGATTTATCTCTTCCAAGACAAATTGGAATATATGAGAAAGCAAGGAGTGATTGAAGGAAGTGATGAATCAACTATGTCATCTTACCAAGATATTCCTCAAAggcaacaaaatcaaaatcaaaaggaGATGTTGCCAATTGCATGTGGAAAGATAAATGCACTTGGGAATTTGTTTGACTAA
- the LOC11411854 gene encoding pre-rRNA-processing protein ESF1 yields MGSKKENKKNHDDNKGKKKKMMKKNGKGKDNSSNSNKSDKPSHSNDKEVIEDPRFAMVHTDPRFREPPKHQTKVSIDSRFNRMFTHKSFLPSSAPVDKRGKPKDKANSQEHSLRHYYKMDEEDDKKKKVEQSSDEEDNDDEEEELVKVKKAKLEVESGTESEESGDSESDAVYSDTDKEIDIDTDTDDGVDENDSEEDEPEIQEEVAEIEKETHRLAVVNMDWRYVKAVDLYVLFSSLAPTSGLIKSVTIYPTEFGLQRMNEEEVKGPVGLFDGENKRSDEDGSAEEETDEEDFHDSDSDNEKLRAYEKSRMRYYFALVECDSSATADHIYKENDGVEFEHSSNPLDLRFIPDDMEFKQPPKDVASEIPANYENKDFYSRALQHSKVELTWDEDEPLRANTLKRKFTDEQLAQLEMDELIASDVSDSDDSEDNNETDERPRKKDNKYLALLDNNSDEDGDDDAMDMEVTFNTGLQDISKHIMEKKDKKSRTVWEECLRKKREKKKARKNKSKHSSSDDDSDNTDHEATEDADDFFIDEEPDIKKKKKKAESKNDKDHKLQDMDGVAKASKEELELLLADDKGTGTGLKGYNLKFKKGKGKKAENAIDEGKIPNNAFDDPRFASIFSADFAIDPTDPQFKRSAVYARQLAQKQQKGREELSVEREHVKFPKETQLSSDGSGAKLKGGEEVSDDLKSKQDKLELSSLVKSIKMKSKQIQLSSDVNTKKAGKSQFKKRKH; encoded by the exons ATGGGATCcaaaaaggaaaacaagaaGAACCACGACGACAAcaaagggaagaagaagaagatgatgaagaaaaatgggaaGGGTAAGGATAATTCGTCCAATTCGAACAAGTCTGATAAACCATCACACAGTAATGACAAAGAGGTTATCGAAGATCCTCGATTTGCAATGGTTCACACCGACCCACGTTTTCGTGAACCACCAAAGCATCAAACTAAGGTTTCAATTGACTCTCGATTCAATCGCATGTTCACTCACAAGAGCTTTTTGCCTTCTTCTGCACCCGTCGATAAGCGAGGTAAACCCAAAGATAAGGCTAATTCGCAGGAACATTCTCTTCGTCATTACTATAAAATGGACGAAGAAGAtgataagaagaagaaagtagaACAGAGTAGTGATGAGGAGGacaatgatgatgaagaagaggagtTGGTGAAAGTTAAGAAAGCGAAACTGGAGGTTGAGAGTGGCACTGAGTCTGAAGAGAGCGGTGATTCGGAATCTGATGCTGTGTATTCAGATACAGATAAAGAAATAGATATTGATACTGATACTGATGATGGTGTTGATGAGAACGATTCTGAAGAGGATGAACCTGAAATTCAG GAAGAGGTAGCAGAGATTGAGAAAGAAACACATAGGTTGGCTGTTGTTAATATGGACTGGCGGTATGTGAAG GCTGTTGACTTGTATGTATTATTTAGTTCATTAGCCCCAACTAGTGGACTGATCAAATCGGTAACTATTTATCCAACCGAGTTTGGCCTTCAACGTATGAATGAGGAGGAAGTAAAAGGGCCTGTTGGTCTATTTGATggtgaaaataaaagaagtgaTGAAGACGGTAGTGCGGAAGAAGAGACTGATGAAGAAGATTTTCATGATAGTGATTCTGACAATGAGAAGCTGCGTGCATATGAGAAGAGCAGGATGAG GTACTATTTTGCTTTGGTGGAATGTGACTCAAGTGCCACAGCAGATCacatttacaaagaaaatgatggTGTTGAGTTTGAACACTCATCGAATCCACTTGACTTAAGGTTTATTCCAGACGATATGGAATTCAAACAGCCTCCTAAGGATGTTGCATCAGAG ATACCTGCAAACTACGAGAACAAAGATTTCTATTCTCGGGCACTTCAGCACAGTAAAGTTGAACTTACTTGGGATGAGGATGAACCTCTTCGAGCAAATACTTTGAAGCGGAAATTCACTGACGAACAG CTGGCTCAGTTGGAAATGGATGAATTAATAGCTTCTGATGTGAGTGATAGTGATGATAGTGAGGATAACAATGAGACTGATGAGCGGCctagaaaaaaagataataagtaTCTTGCCTTGCTTGACAATAATTCAGATGAAGATGGAGATGATGATGCCATGGATATGGAGGTGACCTTCAATACAGGTTTGCAAGATATAAGCAAACATATTATGGAAAAGAAGGATAAAAAATCAAGAACAGTTTGGGAAGAATGTCTGAGGAAAAAACGTGAGAAAAAGAAAGCCAGGAAAAACAAATCAAAGCATTCATCATCAGATGATGATAGCGATAATACTGATCATGAAGCTACTGAAGACGCAGATGACTTCTTCATTGATGAGGAACCTGAtattaagaaaaagaagaagaaggcaGAAAGTAAAAATGACAAGGATCATAAGCTCCAAGATATGGATGGGGTAGCCAAAGCAAGCAAAGAAGAGCTTGAACTGTTGCTTGCTGATGACAAGGGGACAGGTACTGGTCTCAAGGGATATAATCTGAAGTTTAAAAAAGGCAAGGGCAAAAAGGCGGAGAATGCTATTGATGAGGGGAAAATACCAAACAATGCATTTGATGATCCACGTTTTGCATCTATCTTCTCAGCTGACTTTGCTATTGATCCCACCGATCCACAATTTAAAAG GAGTGCCGTGTATGCCAGGCAGCTGGCACAGAAGCAGCAGAAGGGTCGTGAAGAATTGTCGGTAGAAAGGGAGCACGTGAAGTTTCCGAAAGAAACACAGTTGTCTTCTGATGGTTCTGGTGCGAAGCTGAAGGGTGGGGAAGAAGTGTCAGATGATTTGAAATCAAAGCAAGATAAATTGGAGTTATCATCTTTGGTTAAATCGATTAAGATGAAATCAAAGCAAATCCAGCTATCCTCTGATGTCAATACAAAGAAAGCTGGAAAATCACAATTTAAGAAAAGGAAGCACTAG
- the LOC11407767 gene encoding DNA-directed RNA polymerase II subunit RPB7, translated as MFFHIVLERNMQLHPRYFGRNLRDNLVSKLMKDVEGTCSGRHGFVVAVTGIENIGKGIIRDGTGFVTFPVKYQCVVFRPFKGEILEAVVTMVNKMGFFAEAGPVQIFVSNHLIPDDMEFQTGDMPNYTTSDGSVKIQKDSEVRLKIIGTRVDATEIFCIGTIKDDFLGVINDPATV; from the exons atgtttttccaCATAGTGCTGGAGCGAAACATGCAACTGCATCCACGCTACTTTGGGCGTAACCTTCGTGATAATCTTGTTTCCAAGCTAATGAAAGATGTCGAAGGCACTTGCAG TGGACGACATGGATTTGTGGTGGCGGTGACGGGAATTGAGAACATTGGCAAAGGAATAATTCGGGATGGGACCGGATTTGTGACATTTCCGGTTAAGTACCAATGTGTTGTCTTTAGACCATTTAAGGGAGAGATCTTAGAAGCTGTTGTTACCATGGTGAACAAG ATGGGTTTTTTTGCTGAAGCTGGACCAGTTCAAATCTTCGTTTCCAACCAT TTGATTCCAGATGATATGGAATTCCAGACTGGAGACATGCCAAACTACACTACTTCAGATGGATCG GTTAAGATTCAGAAAGACAGTGAAGTGAGGCTAAAGATAATTGGGACTCGAGTGGATGCTACTGAAATT TTCTGCATAGGTACCATTAAAGACGATTTCTTGGGTGTGATCAACGACCCTGCAACAGTTTAA